TGAGCGCGAGCGCTTCCTCGACCAGCGGTTTGACTACCGGCAGCCGCGAGAACGCGACCAGCTTGGCGATGAGCGGCGCTGCCCCATCGATCAGGGTTCGCGTGCGGCGTTGATCTTCGGAGCGGTCGTACACCCAAAAGAGCACCACCCCCATATAGGCCAGCCACAACAATTCCGGCAACTCAGCACGGAGGAATTGTGGCACCTTGGCTCCGTCAATGACCTCACTGAAAATTCCGACGGCGTCCTCCCGCGCTTGGCTCGACGCCTCACCGAAAGGGTTCGTGGCCGATTGCGGAGGCAGGGCACTACTGATGAACGTGCCACCGAAGCCGTGATAGGGAGTGAGGGCATCCACGCCGGCGTGCAAGGCAACCTTGAGCCTGTCGCCCAAACCGCTCACACCGTCCAATGCCTTCGATGCCGCTGCGCGTTGTTCGGCAACGGACTCCCGGTACAGCTCCAGAACCAATTCTTCTTTGGAGGCAAAGTAGTAATACGCGCTCCCGAGGGAAACGCCGGCCTCTGTTGCGATGGCCCGCATGGTGGTCTTTGCGAATCCTTTGCTGCGGAACATCCTCAGCGCAGTTTCCAACACGAGCGCCTTGGTTTGCTCGCTCTTGCTGTCCAACTGTTTTCCGGCCATGTCGAATCCCATCTTTTGAACGTGTTCAGTTCTGAGTAAAGCATCATTTTTGAACACGTTCAACTTTTGGGACCACTGGAGGGCTAGCTAACTAGCTTCCCCGGACGCTCAATGCTCATACCCAATGAGCCAATGCAGGCCGTGACGGTCAATGACCTGCCCGTCGCAGGCTCCCCATGGCTTTTCAGCTAGGGGATCCACAACATTTCCGTCCACCGCCAGCTTGTCGAACCACTCCCTGAGGACGTCGGCGTCCGCGGTACCAAGCAAGGAGAGCATGGCCCCTTCCATCCGAACCGTTTTTTGTCCCGTGGCAGCATCCGACCCCGCCAAGGAGACCGGACCCACGAGCATTCCATGGGCTATCGCCTGGCCCGGACCATCGGTGCGGCTGAATTCCTCATAAGTGTGCAGCATGAGCTCCCCGCCAAAGATGTCGGCATAGAACGTGAGTGCTTCACGCGCGGTGCCGGGGAAACTGACGTAGATCAGGGGCGCTGGTGTGGTGTGTGTCATAAGACCATCGTAATCAGATCGCCGTCTCCGGCGCTACAGCCTTCATTGGCACCCCTGGACAGAAGGGTTCAACTCCACGGTCCCCATGTAGATACATTAGTTACTGCAATCCATTTCGGGATTGGAATCTGAGGGGACAGATTGACTGTGAATTCAAGCAAGAGCGGCATGACCCGCCTGAACACCAGAGCCTTGCCGTTACTGATCGTGAGCCCGAGCTGTTCGCTGATCCTGGCCGTGGTTCTTTTCCTCATTCTCAGGGCCTTGATCCCCAGCCAAATTGCCCGTCATGTGGGACCCGACGGCGTGGGATACAGCTCGACGGCGCTCATCATGGCTGTCATCTTCGCCGCCGCCATTCTCCCGTTCCTTATTGGCGGGGCGCTGGCCCGTGGGTTCTTCCGGGACGGTCACTGGTTTCCCACCCAGAAAGCCGTGGTGGTCTGCTTCGTGTCACTGGGATACGGCATCCTCGGCGTGGCGCTGGGAACCATCGTGGGACTCGTGGGCCTCGACCAGAACGAGGTATCCGGCAATTCAGTGGCCATGGGCATGCTGGGTTTCCTGCTCTTTTTCACAGCCGCCGTTTGCGCCTACGCGGCTCTGCTCCCCCGCGCCAAGCCGGAACCCCTGGTGTAAACCACCCACACAAACCCGCGGCAGGGATGTTTGCCATAAATGCCTCGGGCACGGGGGACAAAGGATCCCGGGATCGAGGGAGCGTCCGCGAAAACACCCCGAAACGTGAGGAAGCGTCTGATGGAGAAACGGATTCCCACGACGACTACGAGATTTTCTTCCGGTAGGCCATCATCGCGAAAATGTACGCGGTCACCAAGATGCCCAGGCACCAAGCGAGCGCCCGCCAAATATCCCCACCCACGGGCAGTTGCGCCAGTAGGTTCCGGATCGAATCCACAATGGAGGTCACGGGCTGGTTTTCGGCAAACCAGCGCACCGGGCCAGGCATGGTCTCCGTAGGGACAAACGCCGAACTGATAAACGGCAAGAAAATGATCGGATAAGCAAAAGCACTCGCCCCGTCTGCCGATTTGGCAGTGAGCCCCGGAATGACGGCGATCCAGGTCAACGCCAGCGTCAACAGCAGCAGAATTCCGGCCACGGCCAGCCACGTCAAGAGTCCAGCCCCCGAACGGAACCCCATGAGAACGGCCACAAGCACGACGACGATCAGCGAGACTGTGTTTGCCACCAGCGATGTCACCACGTGTGCCCACAACACCGAAGAGCGGGCAATCGGCATGGACTGGAAGCGCTCAAAAATGCCGCTTTGCATGTCCAGAAACAGCCTGAATGATGTGTAGGAAATGCCCGAGGCAATGGTGATGATCAAGATGCCCGGCAGCAGGTAGCTCACATAGGAGTCCGTGCCCGCGTGAATGGCCCCACCAAAGACGTAAACAAACAGCAGCAAGAACGCGATCGGCATGATTGTTGTGGTGATGATGGTGTCCATGCTGCGCGTAATGTGCCGAAGTGATCGGCCGAGCAGGACAGCTGTATCTGAGAAGAAATACGTGCTCATAATGAGCTCCTTAGTCGGTTGCGGCAGCGCCGCGCTCTCCGCCAGCGTCACCGCCGTCGTTCCCGTGATCACCGACAATGGCGAAAAAGACGTCCTCGAGGGTGGGCTGTTTTGCCACGTACTCCACCGTGGCCGGCGGCAGCAGCGCCTTAAGCTCAGCCAAGGTTCCGTTGACAATAATTAGGCCAGAGTGCAGGATTGCGATCCTGTCGGCCAGGCGTTCGGCCTCATCCAGCAGCTGGGAGGTGAGCAGTACCGTGGTGCCCTGCCCTGCCAACTCCTTGACAGCAGCCCACACGTCGATGCGCGCTGCCGGATCGAGCCCGGTGGTTGGCTCGTCAAGGAAATGACCGGTGGATTTCCGATCAGGCTCATGGAGATATCGAGCCTGCGCCGCATTCCGCCGGAATAAGTAGCCACCTTCCGGGAGCCTGCCTCAGAGAGTGAAAAACGGTCTAGAAGGCCATCAGCCACGGCATCAGGATCCGCCACGTGCCGCAGCTTGCCTATCAACACAAGGTTCTCTCGCCCCGTCAGGATTTCATCAACCGCGGCAAACTGCCCGGTCAGACTGATCGACTCCCGGACCTTGCCCGGCTGAGAGGCGACGTCGAAGCCATGAACTGCGGCAGCACCGGCGTCGGACTTCAACAGCGAGGAAAGGATCTTCACGATGGTGGTTTTGCCGGCCCCATTGGACCCTAGAAGGGCAAAAATGCTGCCCTTGGCCACCTCGAAATCCACGCCCTGCAGCACATGGACATCCTTGAATGACTTCTCCAGATCCCGCACGGAGATGGCAATCGCCTGGGGCGCAATCGACGTCATGGCGGGCTCCTCTAAGCTTCCGCGATGCTGTCTATGGCATCGATCAAGCGCCGGCGTTCCTTGTTGATCCACTGTCCCTCGGAGTAATTTGCCAGAAACACCTCCACGAATTCAATGGGGTCCGCGCCCACGATGTCGCGGACCGGGGTGCCGTCCGCCGCCGCCTGCTCGAAGAGGTCACCGAGGTCCTCAAGCATGGTGATCAAAACATCGCCCTTGCTGATGGCACCGAAGTACATCAGGTACCGCTCAATCGCCTCGACGGCCGTGCGGTACGGCGGCGGAAGCGCTTGCATGCGCGCCTTGTTGGCCTTGTATTGCTTCTTTTGCTCGAGCGATCCAGTGACCGTCTCGATCCATTTTGCAGCCATTATTGCGCTCCTCCTTGACGGAGCTTTTCCAGCCTCTCGGCTACGAAGCCCCAGGTTTTCCAGAATTCCTGAAGTTGTTCCCGGCCCTGCGGGTTCAGCGAATACACCTTGCGCGGCGGGCCCTTTTCGGAGGGGAGCTTGACGACGTCGACCATCCCGTTGCGCTCGATCCTCACCAACAGCGCGTACACAGTACCTTCGGCAATGTCATCAAAGCCTCGGTCCCGCAGTTGCGCGGTGATTTCATAGCCATAGGCGGGCTGCGTGGCCAGAATTGCCAGAACAATACCCTCCAGAGTGCCCTTGAGCATCTCTGTCATTTGCTTTCCCACTGCACACCTCCTTCAACTACTTAGTAGTACTAGCTACTAAGTACATAGTAGCGCTAAGTACCGGAGTTGGGAAGTAGTTGAGGTTAGAAGAAAAGCGGAACAAAAAGCAGTAGGTACGCCATAATTACGGCGCCACTTGCAATGGCCATCGTCAGCCAAGGACGCATGCCATACCGCCGGGACAGCGGCCACGCACCGAGCCCGGCGCAGCCAAGAATCGCCAGGAATGCGCCGGCGCCACCAATGGTGGCCCATAATTCTTCGCCGTCATTCGAGGTAGGTTCGCCAACCCAGAGACCCATACTGCTGCCGAGAGCTTGGAGGCCAATGAACAAGAACACGTCAGGGAAGATCAGCAAGACAAAGGCCGCAGCGTAAATCAGGACCCGAAAGAGAATTCCCAGGGCTTTCTTTCTGGGCTGAGGCACGGCCATGGTCCCGGTTTCTAGAGTTGTAGGTTCCACAGTTCTGCGTCAGGCCATGATCGCGGTGGCCAACACGACGGGCACGTCTTGGCGTTCCCACCGTGCCGTCAGCGAACGCTCACACTGGATTTCTACGATGGTCTCCAGTTCTCGCGCAACGGCGAAGTTCACCGGGCCTGCCGGAATGAAAGTGACTCCGGCTTGGGTGCGCGGGGCTCCGAAGCGCAACTCCGGCAGATCGGCGCTGGGCGTCCCCGCACCACTCACCACCATGGTCTCGGGGAGCACCTCCGTGGCATCCCCCACCACCAAACACTGCACGGCCACCGGCTTCCCCGTGAGGATGGCGGCGGCAAGTTCGCTGACATACACCGGGTCAGCCGTGGCGTCATAGACCCAGCGCGAACCAAGAACCGAGTGGTCCATTGTGGTCACCAGAAACTCCTCGGCACCCTCCAACGGCGCACCGCGATAGGTCAGCGGCACCTGATACGTCTTACCGTCGACGGCGACCACGTGCGTTTCGATGCCGACCTCACCAGCGGGATCGTCGAAGCGAAAAGCCCCCAAACGCACCAAAGCGGACGCGTCGCCGCTGAACCACGGCTGCTGCGGCAACCACGCCTCTAGGAGTTCGGACTTAGAGGGAGTCAGCTGCGCATCATAAACAATAGCCATGCGACCCAGTCTAGGCGGCATCGCTTTACGGCAGGCGGCTGCTAGCCGTGCTGGCGGTCTTCTTCCGCCTCGGCCCGGACGCTCGCGGCTTCGGCGCTTCGTCCCGCGGCTTCGAGGCAGTCCGCCAGTTGGTGGCGCACGATCTCCTGACCCTGGCGATCTCCCTCCAGAGCACCAAGAACAGCGTGGTAAATGGCTACCGCATCGTCATGGCGTTTGGCGTTATCCAACATGTGAGCGGCTTGCAACAGCGCAAGCAGCGATTGTTGCTGAGCGTCATCGAGCAGTTCCAAGGCGCTGGATGCCTGTAGGGCTTGTGCCACGGCCGCATCAACCTCACCCGTTCGGAACAGGTGGCGCGCCCGGACCAGCTGAATCTCAGCCGTCTGGACGTCAGACTTCGCCGAAATAGCCAGGGCGGTGGCAGTATCGATTGCCTCCGTGGCACCTTCAGCACCGCCCGTGCTCAACATTTCAGCGAGCTGCATGTAAGCCGCTATCAAGGCCGGATGGTCAACCTCCGGCTGCTCATTGTTCTTTGACTCGCCAGCAAGTGCGGCGCTCAGCACGTCCACGGCGGATTGGGCTTCTTCGGCTGCTGCCTCAAAATGACCGGCTTCCTGGTAGGTGGAGCTCATGGCCATGTGCAGTTGCGCCACCCGGTCCGCTTCACCATTGGCTTCGAAGCAGTCAAGGCCCAGTGTCCACGCATTCAGGGCACCGCCTGGTTCGCCGGTGCTGCGCAAGGACGTGCCCAGCAGATCGTAGAGCTCGCCGCGGTCGTGATCGCCAATGTCGACGCCGGAATTGTTCAGGGTCTCGTCGAGCACCTCAATGGCTTCCTCATCAGAGCCGTGGTCCACCAGGTTTTTAGCCAGCGAGTACGCCAGCCCCAAAACGTAGGGAGACTCCGCGAGTTTGGCCTGCTGGATGCCAAAACGCAGGCGTGAGCGGAGCTCATCGGTGCGGCCCAGGTCTTGCAAAATGGCGGCGGTGAGCTGGGTTGACTGCGCCACGGATTCCCGTGCCCCCAGACCCGCCAGCAGCTCCGTGGATTCTTCGGCATCGGCCA
The Arthrobacter alpinus genome window above contains:
- a CDS encoding TetR/AcrR family transcriptional regulator; this encodes MAGKQLDSKSEQTKALVLETALRMFRSKGFAKTTMRAIATEAGVSLGSAYYYFASKEELVLELYRESVAEQRAAASKALDGVSGLGDRLKVALHAGVDALTPYHGFGGTFISSALPPQSATNPFGEASSQAREDAVGIFSEVIDGAKVPQFLRAELPELLWLAYMGVVLFWVYDRSEDQRRTRTLIDGAAPLIAKLVAFSRLPVVKPLVEEALALKAKVRS
- a CDS encoding VOC family protein, translating into MTHTTPAPLIYVSFPGTAREALTFYADIFGGELMLHTYEEFSRTDGPGQAIAHGMLVGPVSLAGSDAATGQKTVRMEGAMLSLLGTADADVLREWFDKLAVDGNVVDPLAEKPWGACDGQVIDRHGLHWLIGYEH
- a CDS encoding ABC transporter permease, coding for MSTYFFSDTAVLLGRSLRHITRSMDTIITTTIMPIAFLLLFVYVFGGAIHAGTDSYVSYLLPGILIITIASGISYTSFRLFLDMQSGIFERFQSMPIARSSVLWAHVVTSLVANTVSLIVVVLVAVLMGFRSGAGLLTWLAVAGILLLLTLALTWIAVIPGLTAKSADGASAFAYPIIFLPFISSAFVPTETMPGPVRWFAENQPVTSIVDSIRNLLAQLPVGGDIWRALAWCLGILVTAYIFAMMAYRKKIS
- a CDS encoding DUF1048 domain-containing protein is translated as MAAKWIETVTGSLEQKKQYKANKARMQALPPPYRTAVEAIERYLMYFGAISKGDVLITMLEDLGDLFEQAAADGTPVRDIVGADPIEFVEVFLANYSEGQWINKERRRLIDAIDSIAEA
- a CDS encoding PadR family transcriptional regulator; amino-acid sequence: MGKQMTEMLKGTLEGIVLAILATQPAYGYEITAQLRDRGFDDIAEGTVYALLVRIERNGMVDVVKLPSEKGPPRKVYSLNPQGREQLQEFWKTWGFVAERLEKLRQGGAQ
- a CDS encoding CG0192-related protein, coding for MAIVYDAQLTPSKSELLEAWLPQQPWFSGDASALVRLGAFRFDDPAGEVGIETHVVAVDGKTYQVPLTYRGAPLEGAEEFLVTTMDHSVLGSRWVYDATADPVYVSELAAAILTGKPVAVQCLVVGDATEVLPETMVVSGAGTPSADLPELRFGAPRTQAGVTFIPAGPVNFAVARELETIVEIQCERSLTARWERQDVPVVLATAIMA